The following are from one region of the Carnobacterium gallinarum DSM 4847 genome:
- the ilvA gene encoding threonine ammonia-lyase IlvA: protein MSESQLVTKKEVLKAREVLRSVVKETPLEKDLYLSEKYDCTVYLKREDLQWVRSFKLRGAYYAISQLNEIQLVNGVVCASAGNHAQGVAFTCAKLNIPATIFMPTTTPQQKQNQVKFFGKDKVTIILTGDTFDECSKEAIAYSEKMNCAFIHPFEDRHTIAGQGTIAVEVFDELAKEDVKLDYLFAAIGGGGLISGLLSYTDEVSPTTKIVGVEPSGAASMAKSLEAGEVVSLDNIDKFVDGASVGRVGGLNYQHCVELVHDVIDVEEGLVCSTILDMYTKQAIVAEPAGALSVAALEPYREEIKGKTVVCIISGGNNDINRMQEIEERSLLFEGLKLYFLVNFPQRPGALKEFVSDVLGPNDDITKFEYTKKVNRGSGPVVIGVLLKYKEDSAGLIERLTVFDPTYISINDNQMLYTLLV from the coding sequence GTGAGTGAAAGTCAATTAGTTACAAAGAAAGAGGTGCTAAAAGCTAGAGAAGTTTTACGTTCTGTTGTGAAAGAAACACCTTTGGAAAAAGATTTATATTTATCTGAGAAATATGATTGTACGGTTTATTTGAAACGGGAAGATTTACAATGGGTACGTTCTTTTAAGTTGAGAGGAGCATATTATGCGATTTCACAATTGAATGAAATTCAGTTAGTTAATGGGGTAGTTTGTGCAAGCGCTGGAAATCATGCTCAGGGAGTGGCCTTTACTTGTGCCAAACTAAATATTCCAGCAACGATTTTCATGCCGACGACGACACCGCAGCAAAAACAAAATCAGGTGAAATTTTTCGGTAAGGATAAGGTGACGATTATCTTAACTGGAGATACATTTGATGAATGTTCTAAAGAAGCGATTGCCTATTCTGAAAAGATGAATTGTGCTTTTATTCATCCATTTGAAGATCGCCATACAATAGCTGGGCAGGGAACCATTGCTGTTGAAGTATTTGATGAATTGGCTAAGGAAGATGTTAAACTGGATTATTTATTTGCAGCAATCGGTGGAGGCGGCTTAATCTCAGGTCTATTAAGTTATACCGATGAGGTAAGCCCAACGACTAAGATTGTTGGCGTTGAGCCTAGTGGAGCAGCATCTATGGCGAAGTCTTTAGAAGCTGGTGAAGTCGTTTCTTTAGATAATATAGATAAATTTGTTGATGGTGCTTCGGTAGGAAGGGTTGGTGGTTTGAATTACCAACATTGTGTGGAGCTTGTTCATGATGTGATTGATGTTGAAGAGGGCTTAGTTTGCTCGACTATTCTTGATATGTATACAAAGCAAGCAATTGTAGCAGAACCAGCAGGAGCATTGTCAGTAGCCGCGTTAGAACCGTATCGTGAAGAAATTAAAGGGAAAACAGTTGTTTGTATTATTAGTGGCGGTAATAATGATATCAACCGGATGCAAGAAATCGAGGAACGTTCTTTGTTATTTGAAGGATTGAAATTGTACTTCTTAGTGAATTTTCCACAGCGTCCGGGAGCATTAAAAGAATTTGTTAGTGATGTTTTAGGTCCCAATGATGATATTACAAAGTTTGAATATACAAAAAAAGTCAATCGTGGAAGTGGACCAGTTGTTATTGGAGTTTTACTGAAATATAAGGAAGACTCAGCTGGGTTAATTGAACGTTTAACAGTGTTTGATCCAACGTATATTTCAATTAATGACAATCAAATGCTCTACACATTGCTTGTATAG
- a CDS encoding FUSC family protein, translating into MLDLTKFKIGLRTLKTGISVFLCMLIFTVFDRGTPIVATLTAVFALREDMNNTLKFGRHRIVGNTFGAIFAVIVILLYEWIGNVVVVQLVAIPILMMVMITFCVATGHQEGVVGACGTFLTIIFMIPENESFGYALQRVVDTFIGTGIALSVNHLIRPKKEIVSLEE; encoded by the coding sequence ATGTTAGATTTAACAAAATTTAAAATTGGGTTACGTACGTTAAAAACAGGAATTAGTGTTTTTTTATGTATGCTTATTTTTACTGTATTTGATCGAGGAACACCAATTGTCGCTACGTTAACAGCGGTATTTGCGTTGCGTGAAGATATGAATAATACTCTGAAATTTGGTCGACATCGAATTGTTGGAAATACCTTTGGTGCCATTTTTGCTGTGATTGTTATTTTATTGTATGAATGGATCGGCAATGTGGTGGTGGTACAGTTAGTTGCAATTCCAATCTTAATGATGGTAATGATTACGTTTTGCGTAGCCACTGGACATCAAGAAGGCGTTGTTGGAGCATGTGGAACCTTTTTAACGATTATCTTTATGATTCCTGAGAATGAATCTTTTGGGTATGCTCTACAACGGGTAGTCGATACATTTATTGGCACAGGGATTGCATTAAGTGTGAACCATTTGATTCGACCAAAAAAAGAAATAGTTTCATTAGAAGAATGA
- a CDS encoding GntR family transcriptional regulator has product MKINNQNTSPLYAQIAQELRLNIQTEKWQEGDRIPTEMELCEIYHVSRITIRKAIDELVKENLLYRERAKGTFVRKMTQEEDEHFTIVKGFTQELQERGKLAKTIYVEVERSHADKRLAKFLNIRIGEEILILKRIRGDEKSVFAYFVTYVAYNQVYSLNAKDYYSSFYAYLKKLGIVVNQEREYIEAVSPNRAIQKRLKIKESQPVLKRVRFTSQVSQNFYEYTECFYIGSKYRYYLDFS; this is encoded by the coding sequence ATGAAAATAAATAACCAAAATACATCCCCATTGTATGCCCAGATTGCGCAGGAGTTACGCTTGAATATTCAAACAGAAAAATGGCAGGAAGGCGATCGAATTCCAACTGAAATGGAATTATGTGAGATTTATCATGTGAGTCGAATTACGATTCGCAAAGCAATTGATGAGTTAGTAAAAGAGAATTTATTGTATCGTGAGCGGGCAAAAGGTACTTTTGTGAGGAAAATGACTCAAGAAGAGGATGAACATTTCACGATTGTTAAAGGTTTTACACAAGAACTACAGGAGCGAGGGAAATTAGCGAAAACAATCTATGTAGAAGTTGAGCGTTCTCATGCAGATAAAAGGTTAGCTAAATTTTTGAACATCCGAATTGGCGAAGAAATTCTAATTTTGAAACGGATTCGTGGTGATGAGAAATCAGTGTTTGCTTATTTTGTTACCTATGTGGCATACAATCAAGTATACTCATTAAATGCAAAAGATTATTATAGTTCTTTTTACGCCTATTTAAAAAAATTAGGAATTGTTGTGAATCAAGAACGTGAATACATTGAAGCCGTTTCTCCAAATCGTGCTATTCAAAAGCGATTAAAGATTAAAGAATCTCAACCTGTTTTAAAAAGAGTCCGTTTTACTTCTCAAGTAAGTCAGAATTTTTATGAATATACAGAATGTTTTTATATTGGCAGTAAATATCGCTATTATTTAGATTTTTCCTAA
- a CDS encoding class I mannose-6-phosphate isomerase, whose translation MYNSFPEINIKNYQEVLQGYESIIQKIKLEFKKASMNVITIECYPTTNEKELLENLIQPLKADYVIHADDFFFSATEITNQIQENLTEDRIFGVMSHQNMADFIDYEKYTEFFEKVMLNKEQDKKVVIYGVGASLLYDLDVVIYADLARWEVQNRYRSGVFSNWKADNYGEDSLRMVKRGYFFEWPVADRLKRALFDKVDYFLDMHQEGQPIMVDASSYQKALEQVVQQPFRLVPYFDPGVWGGTWMQKNLGIDQDKPNLAWGFDGVPEENSLYLKFGSARMEIPANNVVFSHPIPLLGQRVYGRFGAEFPIRFDFLDTVGGGNLSLQVHPLTGYAQEVFDSHYTQDESYYILEAEEDATIYLGLKNGTDKDELMTALSQAELGETSFPDEKYIYQRKVEKHDHYSIPAGTIHCGGSNAVVLEISATPNRFTFKLWDWGRLGLDGLPRPVHLDHGSANIIADRDANWVERELVNPFEIIAEGKKWVEERTGLHETEFIETRRHTFSGDVIHETHGSVNVLNLVEGEEAVVESLAGEFEPFVIHFGETFIIPEMIKEYRIKPYGKSIGKELKTIKAFVR comes from the coding sequence TTGTATAATTCGTTTCCAGAAATTAATATAAAAAACTATCAAGAGGTTTTACAGGGCTATGAATCAATTATTCAAAAAATAAAACTAGAGTTTAAAAAAGCAAGTATGAATGTTATAACAATAGAATGTTATCCTACAACGAATGAAAAAGAACTTTTGGAAAATTTGATTCAGCCGTTGAAGGCAGATTATGTGATTCATGCGGATGATTTTTTCTTTTCTGCAACAGAAATTACAAACCAGATTCAAGAAAATCTAACGGAGGATCGTATTTTTGGGGTAATGAGTCATCAGAATATGGCTGATTTTATTGATTATGAGAAATATACTGAATTCTTTGAAAAAGTGATGCTCAATAAAGAACAAGATAAGAAAGTTGTTATTTATGGTGTTGGAGCATCGTTATTATATGATTTAGATGTCGTGATTTATGCCGATTTAGCTCGATGGGAAGTACAAAACCGTTATCGTTCTGGTGTATTTAGTAATTGGAAAGCTGATAATTATGGTGAAGATTCGTTGCGTATGGTAAAACGAGGTTATTTTTTTGAATGGCCAGTTGCAGATCGTTTAAAGAGAGCTTTATTTGATAAAGTTGATTACTTTTTAGATATGCACCAAGAAGGGCAGCCAATCATGGTTGATGCCAGTAGTTATCAAAAAGCTTTAGAACAAGTAGTTCAGCAACCATTTCGCTTAGTTCCTTATTTTGATCCAGGTGTTTGGGGAGGAACATGGATGCAGAAAAATTTAGGGATTGATCAAGATAAACCCAATTTAGCTTGGGGATTTGATGGAGTTCCAGAAGAAAATAGTTTGTATTTGAAATTCGGTTCGGCACGAATGGAGATACCAGCGAATAATGTTGTCTTTAGTCATCCAATTCCATTATTAGGTCAACGTGTTTATGGGCGTTTTGGAGCAGAATTTCCCATTCGTTTTGATTTCCTAGATACGGTGGGTGGCGGTAATTTAAGTTTACAAGTGCATCCACTAACAGGGTATGCACAGGAAGTTTTTGATAGTCATTATACACAAGATGAAAGCTATTATATTCTAGAAGCTGAAGAAGATGCGACAATTTATTTAGGTTTAAAGAATGGAACAGATAAGGACGAATTAATGACAGCTTTGAGCCAAGCTGAATTGGGAGAAACTTCTTTTCCAGATGAAAAATACATTTATCAGCGGAAGGTAGAAAAACATGATCATTATTCTATTCCAGCAGGGACGATTCATTGTGGTGGAAGCAATGCTGTCGTGTTAGAAATTAGTGCAACGCCTAATCGTTTTACATTTAAGTTATGGGATTGGGGACGTTTAGGATTAGATGGCTTGCCACGTCCAGTTCATTTAGATCATGGAAGCGCTAATATTATTGCTGATCGAGATGCGAATTGGGTAGAACGCGAACTTGTAAATCCGTTTGAAATCATTGCTGAGGGGAAAAAGTGGGTAGAAGAACGAACAGGTTTACATGAAACGGAATTTATTGAGACAAGACGACATACTTTTTCTGGAGATGTTATTCATGAGACTCATGGAAGTGTCAACGTATTGAATTTGGTTGAAGGTGAGGAAGCCGTTGTTGAAAGCTTGGCTGGTGAATTTGAACCATTCGTTATTCACTTTGGTGAGACCTTTATTATTCCGGAAATGATTAAAGAATATCGGATTAAGCCTTATGGTAAAAGTATTGGGAAAGAATTAAAAACTATAAAAGCTTTTGTTCGTTAA
- a CDS encoding ROK family protein, translating to MKKQYALCLDVGGTEIKVNLLESTGETYWSQAKTYPAHATENKEAILANFKNIIVTHLKQIKELEVELSGIGLAFPGPFNYEMGWSEMLGLRKYDAIYRVNLSELIKSWLLELNFPVDIPLVFENDALTFAMGEAIFGQANEAKKAIFLTLGTGCGSAFIEDGQFVKNNYGLGETGMIYQDPLLDKTVDDYVSKAGLNQLTIQAGFGDLDGYELSLAAAEGSLEAQIVFQEFGLLIGQALKKYVAVFQPDCLVFGGQISKSLKWIKPGITASLSQEIAIFQSQDTTLSTLKGLTYLLKNNDSRRNSDAEKVEVVFN from the coding sequence GTGAAAAAACAATACGCTTTGTGTTTGGATGTTGGGGGTACAGAGATTAAAGTAAACCTTCTTGAATCAACAGGAGAGACATATTGGTCACAGGCAAAGACGTACCCTGCCCATGCAACAGAAAATAAAGAAGCAATTTTAGCTAATTTCAAGAACATTATCGTAACCCATTTAAAACAAATCAAGGAACTTGAAGTAGAGCTAAGTGGGATTGGCTTGGCTTTTCCAGGACCTTTTAATTATGAGATGGGTTGGAGTGAGATGCTGGGGTTACGAAAATACGATGCAATCTATCGTGTGAATTTATCAGAATTGATTAAAAGCTGGTTGTTGGAGCTAAATTTTCCAGTGGATATACCACTTGTTTTTGAAAATGACGCCTTAACATTTGCTATGGGAGAAGCTATTTTTGGACAAGCAAATGAAGCTAAAAAAGCCATTTTTCTCACATTAGGAACAGGTTGTGGGTCCGCTTTTATTGAGGATGGTCAGTTTGTCAAAAATAACTATGGATTGGGTGAAACTGGAATGATTTATCAAGATCCATTACTGGATAAAACAGTAGATGATTATGTCTCTAAGGCAGGATTAAATCAACTGACAATTCAAGCTGGTTTTGGTGATTTAGATGGTTATGAATTGTCTTTGGCAGCAGCAGAAGGAAGCCTAGAAGCACAGATAGTCTTTCAAGAATTTGGTCTGTTAATTGGTCAGGCACTCAAAAAATATGTAGCAGTATTTCAACCAGATTGTTTAGTTTTTGGAGGGCAGATTAGTAAAAGTTTAAAATGGATCAAGCCAGGAATTACAGCAAGTTTATCTCAAGAAATAGCTATTTTCCAAAGCCAAGATACAACGTTAAGTACGCTTAAAGGTCTCACTTATTTATTAAAAAATAACGATTCTCGGAGGAATTCAGATGCAGAAAAAGTGGAAGTTGTATTTAATTAA
- a CDS encoding DUF5054 domain-containing protein, translated as MTKKMHIIFKTHLDIGFTDLAENVIEGYFTDFIPRALELGEQLSGKFIWTTGSWLIDAYLSSPEVADHDKKRMEAAIEAGTIVWHGLPVTTHTELMDSELFNYGLSLSKKLDKRYGKTTTAAKMTDVPGHTIGMVPLLAKAGINYLHIGVNASSAIPNVPELFLWRAKDGSEIVVQYAPDYGATFQREGWDDLLYFAHSHDNFGPPKNEAEIIALYQRLEKEYPDVELVALSLEAFAEVAWNKRSELPVIEEEIGDSWIHGVGSDPKKIAEYEILLDLRRQWLAEGSMERESQEYTDFSKHLLLVPEHTWGGNGNVFLPDYRNYLIDDFADARERDQITFNQKRETMDFADLMAGISTNINQEDLKNKRSYQLYEASWEEQRAYIQQAISVLSPKHQTQVKECLVKFNEPIHPIGESPSILIGKTYQFGLVQLSFSETGGIQKLQINQKDLLESGKEFGKFSYERFDFVDYTRFLSQYSRLNQQTSSWALVDFAKRGIEAYPSIRHELLQPYILKSRIVENENAALIEFDLKFEESAEQNYGLPKEIRLSYEVDYAGNRISGQLKWQDKKANRMPEAYWLETSLTVANPFRWQMHKLDEPISPYNVVENGNRNMHALSHQGLTYQGIEGNLAITSLEAPLFSFGRRSLLHFDNKQPSLNQNIYLNLYNNIWGTNFTAWFEGDMLYHFDVYLECNE; from the coding sequence ATGACAAAGAAGATGCACATTATTTTTAAAACCCACTTGGATATTGGGTTTACTGATTTGGCAGAAAATGTTATTGAAGGTTATTTTACTGATTTTATTCCCAGAGCATTAGAGTTAGGCGAACAATTATCGGGAAAATTCATTTGGACAACTGGATCTTGGCTGATTGATGCTTATTTAAGTAGTCCTGAGGTAGCTGATCATGATAAGAAAAGAATGGAAGCCGCTATTGAAGCAGGAACAATTGTCTGGCATGGTCTGCCAGTTACAACTCATACTGAATTAATGGATTCAGAGTTATTTAATTATGGATTGTCTCTTTCTAAAAAGTTAGATAAGCGCTATGGAAAGACAACAACTGCAGCTAAAATGACTGACGTTCCAGGACATACAATTGGAATGGTACCATTGTTAGCGAAAGCGGGTATAAACTATCTGCATATTGGCGTCAATGCTAGCTCGGCAATTCCTAATGTGCCAGAATTATTTTTATGGAGAGCTAAGGATGGTTCGGAGATTGTTGTTCAGTATGCACCCGATTATGGCGCGACTTTTCAACGAGAAGGCTGGGATGATTTATTGTATTTTGCTCATAGCCATGATAATTTTGGACCTCCTAAAAATGAAGCAGAGATTATAGCGTTGTATCAACGATTAGAGAAGGAGTATCCTGACGTGGAATTGGTAGCGTTAAGCTTAGAGGCTTTTGCTGAAGTGGCTTGGAATAAACGTAGCGAATTGCCAGTGATTGAAGAGGAAATTGGCGATTCATGGATTCATGGAGTGGGATCGGATCCGAAGAAAATTGCTGAATATGAAATTTTATTAGACTTGCGTAGACAGTGGTTGGCAGAGGGTAGTATGGAACGAGAAAGCCAAGAATATACAGACTTCTCCAAACATTTATTGCTTGTACCAGAGCATACATGGGGTGGGAATGGCAATGTCTTTCTACCCGATTATCGGAATTATTTAATCGATGATTTTGCTGATGCACGAGAGAGGGATCAGATTACGTTTAACCAAAAACGTGAAACGATGGATTTTGCTGATTTGATGGCGGGTATTAGTACAAATATCAATCAAGAAGATTTGAAAAATAAACGTTCATATCAATTATATGAAGCATCGTGGGAGGAGCAAAGAGCGTATATTCAGCAGGCAATATCTGTGCTTTCGCCAAAACACCAAACTCAGGTTAAGGAGTGTTTGGTAAAATTTAATGAGCCAATTCATCCAATTGGTGAGAGTCCTTCAATCCTGATTGGCAAAACGTATCAATTTGGCTTAGTTCAGTTATCTTTTAGTGAAACTGGTGGGATTCAGAAGTTGCAGATAAATCAAAAGGACTTATTAGAATCGGGAAAAGAGTTTGGAAAATTTTCATATGAACGATTTGATTTTGTAGATTATACTCGTTTTCTAAGTCAATATAGCCGATTAAATCAACAGACAAGTAGCTGGGCTTTAGTTGATTTTGCTAAACGAGGAATTGAGGCCTATCCATCGATTCGCCATGAATTGCTTCAGCCTTATATTTTAAAATCAAGAATTGTTGAGAACGAGAATGCAGCCTTAATTGAGTTTGATTTGAAATTTGAGGAATCAGCGGAACAGAATTATGGATTGCCAAAGGAAATTCGCTTAAGTTATGAGGTTGATTACGCAGGGAATCGAATTAGTGGGCAGTTAAAATGGCAAGATAAAAAAGCCAATCGTATGCCAGAAGCCTATTGGTTGGAGACAAGTTTAACTGTAGCGAATCCTTTTCGCTGGCAGATGCATAAGCTAGATGAGCCGATTTCACCATATAATGTAGTAGAAAATGGCAATCGCAATATGCACGCGCTGTCTCATCAGGGTTTGACATATCAAGGAATAGAAGGGAATTTGGCGATTACTAGCTTAGAAGCGCCGTTGTTTTCATTTGGTCGCCGTTCACTACTTCATTTTGATAACAAACAACCTTCTTTGAATCAAAATATATATTTGAATTTATATAATAATATATGGGGAACTAATTTTACTGCTTGGTTTGAAGGAGATATGCTTTATCATTTTGATGTCTACCTTGAGTGCAATGAGTAA